In Clostridium sp. DL-VIII, the following proteins share a genomic window:
- the cimA gene encoding citramalate synthase, protein MVQNQVKIFDSTLRDGAQGQGISFSLEDKLKIVRALDEMKIDYIEAGNPGSNPKDMEFFKRLKDVELKTAKIVAFGSTRRPNINTEDDKNLRDLMLSGVDTIVIFGKAWDFQVLDIIRTSLDENIEMIKDTIKYLHGKGKEVIFDAEHFYDGYKANKDYAMATLKAAEEAGAQVVVLCDTNGGSLPQEIYDITKEVKKQVSINIGIHSHDDMGMAVANSVMAVEAGALQVQGTFIGIGERCGNANLSAIVPTLKLKLKYKVLNNIELINLTKTARYIAEICNITLTEQNPFVGNSAFAHKGGMHIDAVTKDSRSYEHIEPEAVGNKRRFLVSEVSGKSTILQEIKKIFPNISKNDGSVQKITDRLKELEYEGYQFEGAEGTVELVIRKIIGKYKPFFKLNHFKIIGEQPYGSEEFSSTALINITVDGQNEMTAAEGEGPVNALDKAIRKALEIFYPELKQARLVDYKVRVLDSESATEAKVRVLIESTDGIDTWSTVGVSRDVIQASWIALVDSIEYKLIKDIERKVKAYF, encoded by the coding sequence ATGGTTCAGAATCAGGTAAAGATATTTGATTCTACCTTGAGAGACGGAGCTCAAGGACAAGGAATTTCATTTTCATTAGAAGATAAGCTTAAAATAGTGAGAGCTTTAGATGAGATGAAAATTGATTATATTGAAGCTGGTAACCCTGGATCAAATCCAAAAGATATGGAATTCTTTAAAAGGCTTAAGGATGTGGAACTTAAGACTGCGAAGATAGTAGCGTTTGGATCAACTAGAAGACCTAATATTAATACAGAAGATGATAAAAATCTCAGAGATTTAATGTTATCTGGAGTAGATACAATTGTTATATTCGGAAAGGCATGGGATTTTCAAGTTTTAGATATAATCAGAACTTCTTTGGATGAGAATATTGAAATGATAAAAGATACAATTAAATATCTACACGGAAAAGGAAAAGAAGTAATTTTTGATGCAGAGCACTTTTATGATGGATACAAGGCTAATAAGGATTACGCAATGGCAACTCTAAAAGCGGCAGAAGAAGCTGGAGCACAAGTAGTTGTACTATGTGATACAAATGGAGGTTCATTGCCTCAAGAGATATATGATATAACTAAAGAAGTAAAGAAGCAAGTATCAATAAATATTGGAATTCACAGTCATGATGATATGGGAATGGCAGTAGCAAATTCAGTAATGGCAGTAGAAGCTGGGGCGCTTCAAGTTCAAGGAACATTTATTGGAATTGGTGAAAGATGTGGAAATGCCAATTTAAGTGCAATAGTACCTACATTAAAGTTAAAACTAAAATATAAGGTGTTAAACAATATTGAATTGATAAATTTAACTAAAACAGCCAGATACATTGCTGAAATATGTAATATTACATTAACAGAGCAAAACCCATTTGTAGGAAATTCAGCATTTGCTCATAAAGGTGGAATGCATATAGATGCGGTAACTAAAGACTCAAGATCATATGAACATATAGAACCAGAAGCAGTTGGAAATAAGAGAAGATTTTTAGTTTCCGAAGTAAGTGGAAAAAGCACAATACTGCAGGAAATTAAAAAAATATTTCCTAATATATCTAAGAATGATGGTTCAGTTCAAAAAATTACAGATAGATTAAAAGAATTGGAATACGAAGGATATCAATTTGAAGGGGCAGAAGGAACAGTAGAATTAGTAATAAGAAAAATTATAGGCAAGTATAAACCTTTTTTCAAATTAAATCATTTCAAAATTATTGGAGAACAACCTTATGGCAGTGAAGAGTTCAGCTCAACAGCATTAATAAATATTACAGTTGATGGACAAAATGAAATGACAGCAGCAGAGGGAGAAGGTCCGGTAAATGCACTAGATAAGGCTATTAGAAAAGCTCTTGAGATCTTTTATCCAGAGCTAAAGCAGGCACGACTTGTAGATTATAAGGTTAGAGTTTTAGATTCAGAAAGTGCAACAGAAGCAAAGGTAAGAGTTTTAATTGAATCAACAGATGGAATTGATACTTGGAGTACTGTTGGAGTATCTCGAGATGTAATTCAAGCTAGCTGGATAGCCTTAGTGGATTCAATAGAATATAAATTAATAAAAGATAT